One genomic window of Thermincola ferriacetica includes the following:
- a CDS encoding indolepyruvate ferredoxin oxidoreductase subunit alpha, which translates to MLPSVKARVNLDICRNDHRCLPRMHCPAAAISPAEGKISMKIDEEKCIGCGKCIKVCKNNALFLVRQEVKFG; encoded by the coding sequence TTGCTGCCATCAGTTAAAGCCAGAGTTAACCTGGATATATGCCGAAATGACCACAGGTGTTTGCCCCGCATGCATTGCCCGGCGGCAGCCATATCACCGGCGGAAGGCAAAATATCTATGAAAATTGACGAAGAAAAATGTATCGGCTGCGGTAAATGTATAAAGGTCTGCAAAAACAACGCTCTGTTTTTGGTACGACAGGAAGTAAAATTTGGTTAA
- a CDS encoding HD-GYP domain-containing protein, which produces MVKKTESAIMIDLTQFNKDLATLGIKVTYTMVVYIGDTYRIITSKGEEIGGSREEKEKIIAHLLSKQPFLPITGEEMNHGYLFIETGLAADVMEKLKILLRSISFSMDKYMLEERMQSCSLGILDSAVNAIEAKDVYTKGHSDRVAGLAQLIAERMDLPYSEKEVAQAGLLHDIGKIGISERILTKPGSLTDEEYQIIKSHPEKGAQILEPLVMFKKSAAAVRHHHERYDGKGYPDGLAGEEIPLLARVIAVSDAFDAMTSDRPYRKAFSYDIARQKILSASGTQFDPTVVEAFNSIEEKKISSVIGSRA; this is translated from the coding sequence ATGGTAAAGAAAACTGAATCAGCAATTATGATAGACCTGACTCAGTTTAACAAGGACTTGGCAACCCTGGGAATAAAAGTTACATATACCATGGTAGTCTACATTGGTGATACTTACCGGATAATAACTTCCAAGGGTGAAGAAATAGGAGGCAGCCGGGAGGAAAAAGAAAAAATTATAGCCCACCTTTTATCAAAGCAGCCTTTTTTACCAATAACCGGGGAAGAAATGAACCATGGTTATTTGTTCATCGAAACAGGGCTGGCGGCGGACGTTATGGAAAAACTAAAAATACTGCTGCGGTCAATATCATTCAGTATGGACAAATATATGCTGGAAGAACGTATGCAAAGTTGTTCCTTGGGTATACTGGACAGCGCCGTAAATGCCATTGAAGCTAAAGACGTGTATACTAAGGGCCATTCTGACCGGGTGGCCGGGTTGGCCCAATTAATAGCCGAACGCATGGATTTACCATATAGCGAAAAAGAAGTTGCCCAGGCGGGACTGCTGCACGACATAGGTAAGATCGGGATCAGTGAACGGATACTGACCAAGCCGGGCAGTTTAACTGATGAAGAGTATCAAATAATAAAAAGCCATCCCGAAAAAGGGGCGCAGATATTGGAACCGCTGGTTATGTTTAAAAAATCAGCGGCGGCTGTGCGCCATCATCATGAAAGATATGACGGAAAAGGGTATCCTGACGGGCTGGCCGGAGAGGAAATACCGCTCCTGGCCCGGGTTATTGCTGTTTCCGATGCCTTTGACGCAATGACTTCCGATAGGCCTTACCGGAAAGCCTTTTCATATGATATTGCCCGGCAAAAAATACTTAGTGCGTCAGGCACGCAGTTTGACCCCACCGTTGTCGAGGCTTTTAACAGCATTGAAGAGAAAAAAATATCATCTGTCATCGGATCAAGAGCATAG
- a CDS encoding ABC transporter permease, whose amino-acid sequence MLNPKPLLKGFFTSLDISPALVSRILYRHWLVFAKTWKANIMFNFVEPVLYLWAMGFGLGVYVANIQGYSYLEFIAPGLIASSAMFATCYEATYDSYTRMSFHKIFYAIVSTPASMDDVVMAELIYGALKSVLYGSVFLLVTVLFGLVKSWWVFLMPIPLFIGGLIFSSLSMVWTSMAPNYDAFNYFFTLIITPMFFLAGIFFPVNNLPAGVQAFSWLTPLYHEVEVIRNLFYGQINMATLANFVWLTAAMLLLIRFPLVMVRNRLIQ is encoded by the coding sequence GTGCTTAATCCCAAACCTCTGCTGAAAGGCTTTTTTACTTCATTGGATATATCTCCTGCGTTGGTATCTCGTATTTTGTACCGTCACTGGCTGGTATTTGCCAAAACGTGGAAAGCCAATATCATGTTCAACTTTGTCGAGCCTGTTCTTTATCTTTGGGCCATGGGCTTCGGTCTGGGAGTCTACGTGGCAAATATTCAGGGATATAGTTACCTTGAATTTATCGCTCCCGGCCTGATAGCTTCGTCCGCGATGTTTGCCACCTGCTATGAAGCCACTTATGACAGCTATACCAGGATGTCTTTTCATAAAATATTTTACGCTATTGTCTCAACCCCGGCCAGCATGGATGACGTGGTCATGGCGGAGCTTATATACGGCGCACTAAAAAGTGTTCTATACGGTTCTGTATTTTTGCTGGTAACAGTTTTATTCGGCCTGGTAAAATCATGGTGGGTCTTTTTAATGCCCATCCCCTTGTTCATTGGGGGCTTGATATTTTCTTCCCTCTCCATGGTTTGGACAAGTATGGCGCCTAATTACGATGCCTTTAATTACTTCTTTACTCTGATCATTACCCCCATGTTTTTCCTGGCCGGGATTTTCTTCCCCGTCAACAACCTGCCTGCCGGGGTTCAGGCGTTTTCCTGGTTAACGCCGCTTTACCATGAAGTAGAAGTGATCCGCAACCTTTTTTATGGGCAAATAAACATGGCTACGTTGGCCAATTTTGTCTGGCTTACAGCGGCCATGCTCCTGTTGATCCGGTTTCCCCTGGTTATGGTCCGCAACCGGCTTATTCAGTAA
- a CDS encoding sulfide-dependent adenosine diphosphate thiazole synthase, translating to MHLDETVISRGIVQKYMEELMDYMNTEVAIVGGGPSGMVAAYYLVKRGCKVALFDRKLAVGGGMWGGAMMFNKIVVQSAGKRILDEFAISCEEYERGYYVADAVESVTTIASMTVKAGCKIFNLIGAEDVMVEDGRVTGLVLNWTPVQVNNYHVDPLVVRAKYVIDGTGHPAEVTQTLTRKMGVRLNTPTGGVAGEKPMNALKGELDVVENTREVFPGLYVTGMAANAAFGSHRMGPVFGGMLLSGEKAAMEIAARLGK from the coding sequence ATGCATCTGGATGAAACAGTTATTTCGCGGGGAATTGTACAGAAGTACATGGAAGAACTGATGGATTACATGAATACAGAAGTAGCCATTGTGGGTGGAGGTCCTTCAGGGATGGTAGCTGCATACTACCTGGTCAAGAGAGGATGTAAAGTGGCGCTTTTTGACAGGAAGCTGGCCGTTGGCGGTGGCATGTGGGGTGGCGCCATGATGTTTAATAAGATTGTGGTACAGTCTGCCGGCAAAAGGATTTTGGACGAATTCGCCATAAGTTGCGAGGAATATGAACGGGGATACTATGTGGCAGATGCGGTAGAATCAGTTACAACTATCGCGTCCATGACAGTGAAAGCGGGCTGCAAAATCTTTAACCTCATAGGTGCCGAAGACGTTATGGTGGAAGATGGCAGGGTGACGGGTTTAGTACTGAACTGGACTCCTGTTCAGGTGAACAACTATCACGTGGATCCGCTGGTAGTCAGGGCTAAATATGTTATTGACGGAACCGGACATCCGGCAGAAGTGACGCAAACCCTGACGCGCAAAATGGGGGTGCGCCTGAACACTCCGACAGGGGGAGTAGCCGGCGAAAAACCGATGAATGCATTAAAGGGCGAACTGGACGTAGTTGAGAATACCAGGGAAGTATTTCCCGGCTTGTACGTGACGGGGATGGCGGCGAATGCCGCCTTTGGCAGCCACCGGATGGGCCCTGTATTTGGGGGTATGTTGCTGTCTGGAGAAAAGGCGGCCATGGAGATTGCTGCCAGGTTGGGGAAATGA
- a CDS encoding DUF1638 domain-containing protein, which translates to MTEFDVEFVSMGLRLHPAKLHREVQAVLDRITGYSLVILGFGLSGGALRGIKAPCTYIHTGHPRT; encoded by the coding sequence TTGACCGAGTTTGATGTCGAGTTTGTGTCCATGGGGCTGCGCCTCCACCCGGCAAAATTGCACCGGGAAGTACAGGCTGTTCTTGACAGGATAACAGGTTATTCGCTGGTAATCCTGGGCTTTGGATTATCTGGAGGGGCCTTGCGCGGAATAAAGGCGCCCTGTACATACATCCATACCGGACACCCCAGGACTTGA
- a CDS encoding aminotransferase class III-fold pyridoxal phosphate-dependent enzyme — translation MKFSSLNPTMDKLFECFKLDVAYVKGEGTYLYDQAGNKYLDFIAQYGAVPFGYNPPELVAAAKKYFDLSLPSMVQPSIPVKAVELAEMLLQLAPGEMAQATFCQSGAEAVEVAIKLARSTTGKPKILSTKNSFHGKTMGALSATGRDVYQKPFFTPVPGFEHIPFGDLDMLENKMRTEGKQIAAFLVEPIQGEGGIIVPPEGYLKNAEIICRKYGVLLAVDEIQTGLGRTGELFACDREGVEPDILLLSKALGGGLVPLGVCLSTRQAWNEEFGRLHSSTFANNNFTCAIGLAVLNKLLENGRQLINNAKSAGNYLLKNLEDINRQYPGVIKEIRGRGLMLGLEFNEFDGSESFSMKYLAEQGGFSPLLAGYLLNVHKVRVAPFLNNPMTLRLQPSLTVATVEIDRALHGLERVVKALYYQDHCELYSYIIGKEPGPIRDFRSEKKAVTGSELLPEEKPTEKFAFLIHYPSSEDVIKNNPSFKKASKDILEKLIDWEASLDAEPEVIVHLPAIKSKAGKIAEGWLIGIPYSGRHMMEMPRKDAVKVLVTALDKAKALGARIVGLGAYTSVVSRGGSDLQGKGIAVTSGNSYTIATAFDALIEGARLMGIDPAESTGCVIGATGSIGRVCAILLAEEIDKLVLVGNPEKEKTSLRRMEQLADEIYTRAFREILAYKGKVAKIKGIAKWLKGFLDRKRKDDPEVWNKLLTALENQGFSINGYIHENLAAKGKYSNPPVKITVNIKQALLQSDLIISASNSTNHLIGPGHLKPGSVICDVARPPDVSEAVLEQRKDVLVIEGGLVQYPDDICFGQNMGYEPGVNMACLSETMLLALEGTYRDFSIGLKIPVENVYYLRELAQRHGFKLATPWNKNGGVTPEVARMIKEAALKNENVEKIKTPKSS, via the coding sequence ATGAAGTTCAGTTCTTTGAACCCTACAATGGATAAGCTTTTTGAGTGTTTTAAACTGGATGTCGCCTATGTAAAAGGGGAAGGAACATACCTATACGATCAGGCCGGTAATAAATACCTGGATTTTATTGCCCAATACGGCGCGGTTCCCTTCGGATACAACCCACCCGAACTTGTGGCTGCGGCCAAAAAATACTTTGACCTGTCACTGCCTTCTATGGTGCAGCCCTCAATTCCGGTTAAAGCTGTGGAATTAGCAGAAATGCTGCTTCAATTGGCCCCAGGTGAAATGGCCCAGGCCACATTCTGCCAGAGTGGGGCGGAAGCAGTAGAGGTAGCTATTAAATTGGCCAGGTCGACAACGGGAAAACCCAAAATTCTTTCTACAAAAAACAGCTTCCATGGCAAGACCATGGGTGCTTTATCTGCCACAGGCAGGGATGTGTACCAGAAACCCTTTTTCACCCCTGTTCCCGGGTTTGAACATATACCCTTCGGTGATTTGGATATGCTTGAAAACAAAATGCGGACGGAAGGAAAGCAAATTGCTGCCTTTCTGGTGGAACCGATTCAGGGGGAAGGAGGTATAATCGTCCCACCTGAAGGTTATTTAAAAAATGCCGAAATTATCTGCAGAAAGTACGGAGTTCTGTTAGCAGTTGACGAGATCCAGACAGGTCTCGGCAGAACCGGGGAATTGTTTGCCTGTGACAGGGAAGGAGTAGAACCAGATATTTTACTCTTATCAAAAGCTTTGGGGGGCGGGCTGGTTCCTCTGGGCGTCTGTCTCAGTACAAGGCAGGCATGGAATGAAGAATTTGGCCGGCTGCACAGTTCCACCTTTGCCAACAATAATTTTACCTGCGCCATTGGCCTGGCCGTATTGAATAAACTTCTGGAAAACGGCAGGCAATTGATCAATAATGCAAAAAGCGCCGGAAACTACCTGTTAAAAAACTTAGAAGATATCAACAGGCAATATCCCGGTGTAATCAAGGAAATCAGGGGCAGGGGACTGATGCTTGGACTGGAGTTCAACGAATTTGACGGGTCAGAATCATTTAGCATGAAGTACCTGGCGGAACAAGGAGGGTTTTCTCCTCTTTTGGCCGGGTATTTACTCAACGTCCATAAAGTAAGGGTAGCTCCGTTCCTGAATAACCCGATGACGCTGCGTCTGCAGCCTTCATTAACAGTCGCCACTGTTGAAATTGACAGGGCTTTGCATGGTTTGGAACGAGTAGTGAAAGCTTTGTACTATCAGGACCACTGCGAACTGTACAGTTATATCATAGGTAAAGAGCCGGGTCCGATCAGGGACTTCAGATCGGAGAAAAAAGCTGTCACAGGGTCTGAATTACTGCCTGAGGAAAAGCCAACGGAAAAGTTCGCCTTTTTAATTCACTACCCCTCATCTGAAGATGTCATTAAAAACAACCCGTCCTTTAAAAAGGCGTCTAAAGACATCCTGGAAAAACTCATAGATTGGGAGGCATCTTTGGATGCCGAGCCGGAAGTAATTGTACATTTACCGGCTATTAAGTCAAAGGCGGGGAAAATAGCGGAAGGATGGCTGATAGGCATTCCATACAGCGGCCGGCACATGATGGAAATGCCGAGAAAGGATGCAGTAAAAGTATTGGTTACTGCACTGGATAAAGCCAAGGCATTGGGAGCGCGGATAGTTGGCCTGGGCGCATACACTTCGGTGGTTAGCCGGGGTGGCAGCGACCTGCAAGGAAAAGGCATTGCGGTGACTTCCGGTAATAGTTATACCATTGCTACGGCTTTTGATGCCTTAATCGAAGGGGCCCGGTTGATGGGCATAGACCCGGCGGAATCAACGGGTTGTGTTATAGGAGCTACGGGTTCCATAGGCCGGGTATGCGCCATATTACTGGCGGAAGAAATTGATAAGCTGGTCCTGGTGGGAAACCCCGAAAAAGAGAAAACCAGCCTACGCAGGATGGAACAATTGGCAGATGAGATATATACAAGGGCTTTTAGGGAAATTCTGGCCTATAAAGGCAAGGTAGCCAAAATAAAAGGCATAGCCAAATGGTTAAAAGGATTTCTGGACCGGAAACGCAAAGACGACCCGGAGGTATGGAATAAACTGTTAACGGCTTTGGAAAACCAGGGTTTTTCTATAAACGGTTATATCCATGAAAACCTGGCTGCCAAAGGAAAATACAGTAATCCACCGGTGAAAATTACGGTTAATATTAAACAGGCATTATTACAGAGCGACTTAATCATTTCGGCCAGTAACTCAACGAATCATCTGATTGGACCGGGGCATTTAAAACCGGGGAGCGTTATATGTGACGTGGCCAGACCTCCGGATGTATCGGAGGCAGTGCTGGAACAAAGAAAAGACGTCCTGGTCATTGAAGGCGGGCTGGTACAATACCCTGACGACATATGTTTTGGCCAGAACATGGGTTATGAACCCGGTGTAAACATGGCCTGTTTATCGGAAACGATGCTTTTGGCGCTGGAAGGAACATACAGGGATTTCAGCATCGGCTTAAAAATACCGGTAGAAAATGTTTACTACCTGCGTGAGCTGGCCCAAAGGCATGGTTTTAAGCTGGCTACCCCCTGGAACAAAAACGGCGGAGTAACACCTGAAGTGGCCCGAATGATTAAAGAGGCTGCCTTAAAGAACGAAAACGTTGAGAAAATAAAAACCCCAAAAAGCAGTTAG
- a CDS encoding ABC transporter ATP-binding protein — MAASADPVIKAHKLVKRFGSFTAVDAIDLSVMPGQCFGLLGPNGAGKSTTVKMITGLSPITGGTLEVFGLSIVTDARRIKAHLGVVAQDDNLDPELTVLENLIVYAGYFGIPKKEARQRAEELLSFMELEGKAGTKVDHLSGGMKRRLTIARALINKPKIIILDEPTTGLDPHARHIVWQKIRQLKENGTTVLLTTHYLEEASQLCDRLVFMHNGKIIDEGQPAALVSAHIGSHVLELAGGDFTAICRRLPGTNLINGFKLFGDTLYIYSNHGPQLQEWIKGLSIDFSYQLLRPATLEDVFLKLTGRSLEDDQVPSLEEKEDIPCA; from the coding sequence ATGGCTGCATCTGCTGATCCGGTCATTAAAGCACACAAACTGGTCAAAAGGTTTGGCAGTTTTACTGCCGTTGATGCCATTGACCTTTCTGTCATGCCCGGCCAATGTTTTGGCTTGTTGGGGCCCAACGGGGCCGGCAAATCCACTACGGTGAAAATGATCACCGGGCTTTCGCCTATCACCGGAGGGACTCTGGAAGTCTTCGGTTTAAGTATCGTAACCGATGCCCGCAGGATTAAAGCTCACCTGGGAGTGGTAGCCCAGGATGACAACCTGGACCCCGAACTTACTGTTTTGGAAAACCTCATCGTCTATGCCGGCTACTTCGGTATTCCCAAAAAAGAAGCCCGGCAGCGGGCAGAGGAACTTCTTTCATTCATGGAATTGGAGGGAAAGGCCGGGACTAAAGTTGACCACCTTTCGGGCGGAATGAAAAGACGTTTGACTATTGCCCGGGCCCTGATCAACAAACCTAAAATTATTATCCTGGACGAGCCTACGACAGGCCTTGACCCCCATGCCCGGCACATAGTATGGCAGAAAATCAGGCAACTGAAGGAAAATGGGACAACTGTGCTTCTAACCACCCATTACCTGGAAGAAGCCAGTCAATTATGTGACCGGCTGGTGTTTATGCATAACGGAAAGATCATTGATGAAGGCCAACCTGCGGCATTGGTATCCGCGCATATAGGTTCCCACGTTCTTGAACTGGCAGGAGGAGATTTTACCGCCATATGCCGGAGACTTCCGGGAACAAATCTGATAAATGGCTTTAAACTTTTTGGCGATACGTTATACATCTATTCCAACCATGGTCCGCAGTTGCAGGAATGGATAAAAGGTCTGTCAATTGATTTCTCATACCAGTTGCTAAGGCCGGCAACTCTGGAAGATGTCTTTCTGAAACTGACAGGCCGGAGCCTGGAAGATGACCAGGTCCCCAGCCTTGAAGAAAAGGAGGATATTCCCTGTGCTTAA
- the thiE gene encoding thiamine phosphate synthase, which yields MAEVWLVTNRKLVKNRCLLKKVESLCRRGIDGVILREKDLPTKELYHLAREIRAVTKQYGVKLIVNKSIETALAVEAEGIHLGSDALPLHNARLIVPAYMKIGVSVHSAEEAKTAAAERADYILAGNVYATASKPNLAGRGTAWLSRVVQTVYPLPVLAIGGINESNAGEVLKAGAAGVAAISGLLVNNNPGKLIEIIKGQRT from the coding sequence ATGGCCGAAGTATGGCTGGTGACCAACCGGAAACTGGTGAAAAACCGGTGTTTGCTGAAAAAGGTGGAGTCCCTGTGCCGACGGGGTATTGACGGCGTAATACTCAGAGAAAAAGACCTGCCAACGAAAGAGCTTTATCATCTGGCCAGAGAAATAAGGGCCGTTACAAAACAATACGGGGTAAAACTGATTGTGAACAAGAGTATAGAAACTGCCCTGGCCGTAGAAGCGGAAGGGATACATCTGGGGAGTGATGCCTTGCCTCTGCACAATGCGCGGCTAATTGTTCCGGCTTATATGAAAATCGGAGTTTCCGTGCATTCTGCGGAGGAAGCAAAGACAGCCGCCGCAGAAAGAGCAGATTATATCCTGGCCGGCAATGTATATGCTACCGCAAGCAAACCTAACCTGGCAGGCCGCGGGACGGCGTGGCTTTCCCGTGTTGTGCAGACGGTTTATCCTTTGCCTGTATTGGCTATCGGCGGCATAAATGAAAGCAATGCTGGAGAGGTTTTAAAAGCGGGGGCAGCAGGAGTCGCTGCGATATCCGGTCTGCTGGTAAACAACAATCCCGGAAAATTAATAGAAATAATCAAAGGTCAAAGGACCTGA
- a CDS encoding DegV family protein: MKQKEKIAIVTDSTCDLEREFIEKNDVHVLPLRIIYQGKEYRDKIDIEPQEIYERMPGEIPKTSMPGFGEITEVFTKLKEQGFNRILSMHISGGLSGTVNAVQMAARQISEMHIEVLDSKALSLGLGFLVNKAVRLRDAGCVFDEIVEKVKKTRDEIKVFFVVKTLEYLRKGGRIGLIEGTLGDLLNIKPIVSINEEGKYFTYAKVRGRKKSMEELVEIAKEYIREKAVNLAVMHSGAEADAREVREKLLNTNCADIREFFWGQIGPSMVVHSGPGLVGIGIQPVD, translated from the coding sequence ATGAAGCAAAAGGAGAAAATAGCCATCGTAACTGACAGCACCTGCGATCTGGAACGGGAGTTCATTGAGAAGAACGATGTGCATGTATTGCCTTTAAGGATTATTTACCAGGGTAAAGAGTACAGAGATAAAATCGATATAGAACCACAGGAAATATATGAAAGAATGCCCGGGGAAATACCGAAAACATCCATGCCGGGCTTTGGAGAAATAACGGAGGTTTTTACGAAGTTAAAAGAACAGGGGTTTAACAGGATTCTGTCAATGCATATTTCCGGAGGGTTGAGCGGAACTGTCAACGCTGTCCAGATGGCCGCCAGGCAAATAAGTGAAATGCATATCGAGGTACTGGATTCCAAAGCCCTTTCTCTGGGCCTGGGTTTTCTGGTAAATAAAGCTGTCCGGCTTAGAGATGCCGGTTGTGTTTTTGATGAAATAGTGGAAAAAGTAAAAAAAACGCGGGATGAAATCAAAGTCTTTTTTGTAGTAAAAACACTGGAGTATTTACGTAAAGGCGGTCGAATCGGCCTGATTGAAGGGACTTTGGGTGACCTGCTGAATATCAAACCGATTGTATCAATTAATGAAGAGGGAAAGTATTTTACCTATGCCAAAGTTAGGGGAAGGAAAAAGTCCATGGAAGAGTTGGTAGAAATTGCCAAGGAATATATCAGAGAAAAAGCGGTCAACCTGGCGGTGATGCACAGTGGAGCGGAAGCTGATGCCCGGGAAGTCAGGGAAAAGCTCTTGAATACAAATTGCGCCGATATCAGGGAGTTTTTCTGGGGACAGATTGGTCCTTCCATGGTAGTTCATTCCGGACCGGGACTGGTTGGTATAGGTATTCAACCGGTTGACTGA
- a CDS encoding DUF1638 domain-containing protein yields the protein MKKILCCDVFKEELKVLGPLTGFDVEFVSMGLHLHPAKLHREVQAVLDRTRGYSLVILGFGLCGGALRGIKAPGCPMVISRVHDCIPLLLGGMSRYNELQSKDNKTFYFSGGWVEGDRMMIPEYERSVIQFGPKKALRIYKMMFENYNRLLYIHTGHPRTEITLAKTRDFADDLQLPCHETRGSLEFLKRLLTGPWDNEEFVIVPAHGVLEEDEFLQEGQLVMVQGT from the coding sequence ATGAAGAAGATTTTGTGCTGCGACGTGTTTAAAGAAGAACTTAAGGTTCTCGGCCCGTTAACCGGGTTTGATGTCGAGTTTGTGTCCATGGGGCTGCACCTCCACCCGGCAAAATTACACCGGGAAGTACAGGCTGTTCTTGACAGGACAAGAGGTTATTCGCTGGTTATCCTGGGCTTTGGATTATGTGGAGGGGCCTTGCGCGGAATAAAGGCGCCCGGCTGCCCAATGGTTATTTCCCGGGTTCATGACTGTATTCCTCTTTTACTGGGCGGCATGTCCAGATATAATGAGCTGCAGTCAAAGGATAACAAGACTTTTTATTTTTCGGGCGGCTGGGTCGAGGGAGACCGCATGATGATTCCGGAGTATGAGCGGAGCGTCATCCAGTTCGGGCCTAAAAAAGCGCTCCGTATTTATAAGATGATGTTTGAAAACTATAACCGGCTACTGTACATCCATACCGGACACCCCAGGACTGAAATAACTCTGGCCAAAACCAGGGATTTTGCCGACGATCTTCAGCTGCCGTGCCATGAAACCCGTGGAAGCCTGGAATTCCTGAAAAGGTTGCTGACCGGCCCATGGGACAATGAAGAATTTGTGATTGTCCCGGCACACGGGGTGCTGGAAGAAGATGAATTTTTGCAGGAAGGCCAATTGGTCATGGTTCAGGGAACTTAG
- a CDS encoding DUF2284 domain-containing protein, whose protein sequence is MEITVGERVRLKCMVPPCPNYGRNKFCPPNLPDLEFIRKALAAYRGWVLVVLTVPYNEKTLNEIRVLKQQNKLMKIISSFEKTACANVNHLAFGLTVGGCKLSDDCPPPGERCRRPLEAQSRYNGLWHRYNHPGQKTWGKCGMAREK, encoded by the coding sequence TTGGAGATTACCGTAGGAGAAAGGGTCCGCCTGAAGTGTATGGTCCCACCCTGTCCCAACTATGGAAGGAATAAATTCTGTCCGCCCAATCTTCCTGACCTGGAGTTTATCCGAAAAGCCCTGGCTGCATACAGAGGCTGGGTGTTAGTGGTTTTGACCGTTCCGTACAATGAGAAAACACTAAATGAAATCAGGGTGCTTAAACAGCAGAATAAACTGATGAAAATCATCAGTTCTTTTGAGAAAACAGCTTGTGCCAATGTTAATCACCTGGCCTTCGGACTGACCGTTGGTGGTTGTAAGCTGAGCGACGACTGCCCCCCGCCGGGTGAACGATGCCGTCGGCCGCTGGAGGCCCAATCCAGGTATAACGGGCTTTGGCATAGATATAACCACCCTGGCCAGAAAACTTGGGGTAAATGTGGAATGGCCCGTGAAAAGTGA
- a CDS encoding NAD(P)/FAD-dependent oxidoreductase → MENTETKKDIIEQVAIVQRDKETYAIAPHIPGGITDAATLRKIADISDKYNCKALKLTSAQRIALVGIAAENIEDVWRDLGMEKGQAIGLCVRSVKICPGTTFCKRAKQDSVSLGLALDKRYHGRSLPGKLKIGVSGCPNNCAESCVKDIGFMGSNNGYTVMVGGYASGTGRLAEVICTEKSEQECLELTEKIIDVYEKVAKRGQRLGRLLNKIGTENFRRALDCSGDEYEQIIQELIEANA, encoded by the coding sequence ATGGAAAACACTGAGACGAAAAAAGATATCATTGAACAAGTAGCGATTGTGCAAAGGGACAAAGAAACATATGCTATTGCACCGCATATTCCCGGTGGCATTACTGATGCTGCCACTTTACGGAAAATTGCCGACATATCAGACAAGTATAACTGCAAAGCTCTAAAGCTTACTTCAGCGCAGAGAATTGCCCTGGTAGGTATTGCAGCCGAAAATATTGAAGATGTTTGGCGGGACCTTGGCATGGAAAAGGGACAGGCCATCGGCCTTTGCGTCCGGAGTGTCAAAATCTGCCCCGGAACTACTTTTTGTAAAAGAGCCAAACAGGACTCGGTTTCTCTCGGGCTCGCTTTGGATAAAAGATACCATGGACGTTCTTTACCAGGCAAATTAAAGATAGGTGTCAGTGGTTGCCCGAATAATTGTGCGGAAAGTTGTGTCAAAGATATCGGTTTTATGGGTAGTAATAATGGCTATACAGTTATGGTTGGCGGGTATGCCAGCGGTACAGGACGCCTGGCCGAAGTTATTTGCACAGAAAAATCGGAGCAGGAGTGCCTGGAGTTAACGGAGAAAATCATTGACGTTTACGAGAAAGTTGCCAAAAGGGGACAAAGGCTTGGGCGCTTGTTAAATAAAATAGGAACAGAAAACTTCCGGCGAGCCCTGGACTGTTCCGGGGATGAATACGAGCAGATTATTCAAGAATTAATTGAGGCAAATGCTTAA